tcacacatacacacacacacacaaatgcacacggattctctctctttctctgtctctctacccCAGCTGGTTCAAACCCgagagctttttcttttttttctcttgacaAGCTCGCTGGCTGATCCTCTCACTGGACAAAGCCATTAGTCACCCTGCTCAGCATCACTCTGTGTCACCTGCTGCACGTCACATTCCCCCAACCTGCCGTCCCCAGCCTTGCTAAAGATTTCTCTGCAGTTCTCATTCCCAACAAGCTGCCCTTCTTTATGTAATCGCAGACTCCTCAATCCCTACTCTGCCACTTTCGGGAAGAAATCCTGCCATTGTGCAAATCCCACATACATTTTTCGTTCTTTTCTGTGCTTCTCCAAACTTAAGCTCTCTGCAAGTCTCCCAGTCTCACTCTGAATATGCAGTCCTGCGTCATTTCAATGAAAATGCTAGTGAAGGGTGATCCAAATCATAACCCTGCAACTCTTCAGACCGATAGCGCAGGAAGATTTATTTCAGTTACatgcaatcaaaataatacactaGTTTGAGctgttttccttgttttttttctgggacACATCCAACAGCTTACATTTGAAACTTGCTGACTTGACACACTGTTTTCCTCTCTCCCGTTTTAATTATAGTAGAGCTGAATGGTTTGCGTGTGTCTGAATAAAATGCCATCTCGTTACCTGAAATAATCTATATCGGGGGGTATGAATTAAAACAGGAAATCTGAGCGAGGTTATGTTTAggtcgtgggttcaatcccaggtgcgggacactgctgttgtacccttgaacaaTATGCTGTACCgaaattgctccagtaaaaacccagttgTATAAATGGGTGATTTTAAGTAAATAATGCGATAAATTGTAATGATTGTAAGTAATTTAATAgccactgtatgtatttataatccAGTCTTGTTTATGTGTGCCCATCTGAAGTTGATTGTCAGTTACAGGCACTATGGAAGCGAGAGAGCCAGTCTGAAATAGGGAAAGTGGATTTTAAGATGTACTCgtgtgtctgtatatacatAAGCCATATAATCACAAACTGGCACCTTCCAAAGCGCTGTTCCTTCAGGGGCACAGCTGTAAATAAACAGTCTATGGGGGTTGGGCAAGGGGAGGGGTTGTTCATAtttcagagggagagagaacagATGGCAAAGCTGTGAGTGGCAATGGGGGGGTGAGGGTTAATCTTTGACTGTAATTGAGCCCGAGAGCAAGCAAGATATGGTTACCTAAGGTCTGAAGCGCTAAAGGTGACAGTATAGCTAATGAACCTGATAACTGACAGTCAGTGAAAACTTAAAGGAGGCAGCGACATTGTGATATGTCTAAGTCTCTGTGCCAGTTTTCTTAATGTTACCCAGCACCCACAAAATCGTGACTCTCTGACTGGTTTAAAATGAAGAAGCCAATCTTTTCAGGCTGATATAATTTTAATACGGCTggtctttgtttattttactgacAAAGAAAATCATTTAATGGCATTTGCCCTGCTTTATCAAGCATGTGCTCATGTGATAAAGAAACAGGATATTTGGCACAGAAGGTATTTTGTAGTTTTCCCTATCCGCAAATTGAAGCAATAAAGAGCCAGTTGTGTCAAAATCACATGCATATCAATCTCATACTGTCCTTCAAGCCCTGTATAGAAGTAAGAGTGCGAGGTGAGGTCAATTTAGGGTTCAATCCTGTTTCACATTAATGTCAATGTTTTTTCCTTCCAGTTTGCTGCGTGGGGCGGAGGAAGTGGGGCTACGCAAAGCCGTCAAACCAGAGTTCGGGGGTGGGACCCGCAACTTCTCCTGCGAAGAGGACTATATTTATGAGAACATCGAAAGCGAGCTGTGCTTCTTCAGCTCCCAGGTCAGACACCCAAGCGGCCTACATCCATACCTCATCTTGTGCTTTAAATTTGAACACCGGTAAAAGCTTTTTCACCCCGTTTAGATACTGGCACAACACAATCCAGAACCTTCTCCCAATTTACGGGTGTAAAAGCAATAAGCTTCCTGACATCCTCCCTTTTTCCTCCCGAAGACTTGAAGATGAGCCATTTATTTAAGAATCTCCTCCCAAAATTAATGACTAGGCCATGAATGTTATAGTGCTTGTGTATTGTGCGCGcgtacaatttatttttagagTTCTGTGGGTACTGGCAGCACAGGGTTGTCTGTTACATTGCAGTACCTATACTAGGAGGTCACAGTGCCCTTCAGGAAAACAGCCACTGAGTAGCTCTCGATCTCCGGTACAGTCCATTAAAGCAGAGGGAAGCTTGTCCCAGCAACCAACCCAGGGGAGCGATGTAAGTGTCATACTTGCTGAGGCCTTTCACCCTGTCAGCAGGGAAACGTTGacgaaaaaatattaaatacttgAGGTTGACAGTATGCAAGTCTCATGAATGTGTGATAAAAGACTGTTACTGTTCTGCACCTGTGGTTGGTACAGTGGAAGATGCCTCTTTTCGCAGGGGGTTGTAACAGAATTGAGACACTGGGCCTGTGTGGTTGGTGGTGGCAGCTGATGGCGGTGGGGGGGTGTTGTCATCTCTTCACAGGAGCGTCAGAGTATCATCAAGTACTGGCTGGAGAACATGAGAGCCAAACAAGGGGAGGTCCTGCACAACATCCACTTCCTGGAGGGGCAGCCAATCAGTAAGCAGCATTTTGTTTGGTTATGTGATTTTAGTGTACAAACATATTAGTAAATACAAACAGTACATTATAATTACGTCACATTGAAAGCCAAAGTGGGAAAGAGAAGGTGAAAAACCAGGAAGAAAAAGGTGTGTGGGCTATTCAAATGGAAAATCAGGGCTTCTAATTTGGTTATGAAGTACAAAGCTGTGCAGAATGTCTGTGCTAGATCCACTGCGTGTACGTTTTGCTGTTTTTCAGGCTTGAGCATCTGCACAAAGTCCCTACGAATCATTGATCATATGGAGAAGACAGAATAGCAAGCTTCCCAGAATATATGATCAGCTGTTTAACTTTGGAAACTCCACTCCCAAGTGTCTTGAGCACTGTTTCTTCTTCAGTGATCTTAGTTTCTCATCTCAGCAGAAGCTGTCAGCCCTCACCTCCCAGCATGCAGCGGAATTCCAAACCCCTGTGTTCCTGAACTCCTTCTcttctgtctatctctctctatctctctctctctctctctctctctctctctctctctctctctctctctctctctctctctctgtgtgctgcAGTACCGGAGCTGAGCGCTAGAGGGGTGATCCAGCAGGTTTTCCCGCTGCATGAACAGAGAATCCTGAGCCAGCTGATGAAGTCCTGGGTGCAGGCGGTCTGCGAGAAACAGCCCCTGGGTCAGTGCTCTGCAAGAAACCACTCCTGGTGCCCTTAGTGTTTATAAGTAGGGATGAACTGCTTTCGTCTGGAAAGTGGAAAGCTTCATGCTGGCTGGCTCATGAAGACAGGAAAACACTATTTGCTCACATACTCTGGAGCAATTGCTATATACACAACCAAAACAGCCATCTTCGCTTTAAATTATCcgtcagttacagttcatatcCAGATTGTGTGTTATTGCAACTCGCTAGGTTAATTTATCTTACACATTGGAAATTTGGGAAGCACGTACAACGCCTTCCTTGCCCTGGGCAAACACTGAGCATAACTCTTTAAGTGGGGGTGCGGTTGTTGTATACATTAAGTGCTAAATGGTTCATTCATGTGAGCATTGAGCTCTGTGGGCTTATGTTAAATAGTTCCAACCACTCACATGTTTGGACATTGTAATCCAGTCAACTCCGGTTGAAAGGGTCAAAGCCCACGCAGCAGTTGTTCTGCCTTGAGCGATTTAGAGTCACCATAAGCCATTggaatatttatttgttgtcaAATCGAAGGAGAAGAATGCGATTggttgatctctctctctccccgtctccccttTCCCATGCAGACGACATCTGCGATTATTTCGGGGTGAAGATCGCAATGTACTTCGCCTGGCTGGGCTTCTATACCACCTCCATGCTCTACCCAGCTGTCATCGGCTTCGTGCTCTGGATGCTGACGGAATCGGACCAGGTGATTGGTAGCGGCGATGAACGTCCACACAGAGAATTTCACTAGCATGCCGTACGCCTGCTTTCCGTACCGGGAATGTTAACCCCGTATCCTTGTGTCTTCGGTGTGCCGCAGACGAGCCGGGACATCTGCTGCGTGGTGTTCGCGCTCTTCAACGTGGTCTGGGCCACACTGTTCCTGGAGAGGTGGAAGCGCAGAGGGGCGGAGCTAGCCTACAAGTGGGGGACACTGGACACGCCCGCCGAGTCCCTGGAAGAGCCCCGCCCACAGttcagggtgagagagagagagggctagAAGTTGCAGTGAATGAGaagtttttaaggtatttattGAGCAGAAtcctttatccagggtgacagtAACTCTCAATGTTGACAATATGAGAGGGATAACATCACTATTAAAATTAATCAACACACAACAGTGTGCAAGTGCGTGAACGTGTCTGTAAGCGCCCCTGTCCCACCTCTATGGCTGTTTTGACAGGGAGTGAAGCGCTGCAGCCCGGTGACAGGCTGTGAGGAGTTCTACTACCCTCCCTGGAAGAGGATGGTGTTTCAGTACTTGGTCAGCCTGCCCGTCTGTATGTTCTGTCTCTGCTTCGTCTTCCTGGCTATGCTCATCTGCTTCGAGCTGCAGGTCAGTCCACTCAACCGGCCCTGTCCTCTATATTGATTAATGAGAGTCTGACTCCATGGAGTAACTGGGTTAACATGGATGAACGTCCCGGGTTGACGCTAATAATCTCCGCCCCGGTGTCTTTGTCCTGCAGGAGTTTGTGATGGGGATCAAGGAGCTTCCTCGTGTAGCCCGATTCATCCCCAAAATTATGCTGGCCATCACTGTGACTGCCTGTGACGAGGTGTACAGGAAGATTGCCTGCTGGCTCAATGATATGGGTGTGTAGTGCATTATGGGAGTGCCTCTAATCAGTGATTGATTGCGTAGAGGTGGtctaacatagtaacacaggaATAATACTAGTATTACTAGAAGTGCTATGGAAAACAAGTATTACTATTACAGTTCCTGAAACCTTTTAGtatgtatttgaagtatttctccaaaattattatcattatcatataTCAGCATATGccctttcacagagagacaggatGTGTAGTAGTTTTGTGGATATCTCTGGCCAGAACCTTGGACCAGTTAAAGTGTTTTAAGCTTTAACCAAAGTAAAGCAGACAACCTGCAAGGATAGTTGATCAAAGTGGAAGTGGGATTGAAAGCAATATGCAGGTTTAGAGGATGGgagaacaagaaaacaaatggagTAATTGAATGTGGCTGTTGTTGATTTTCTGGGATATTTGTGGAAAGGGCTTCGTTAGGGTATAGCACCTGTAAGCGACTAATGAGCAGCAAGCACCGATTCTTCTCATTAGTGTCCTCTCCTGTCTgtcaattttttttctcatctccTTTTCAGAAAACTACAGACTCCAGAGTGCCTATGAGAAAAATCTCATCATGAAAATTGTTCTAGTAAGTAGGCCTCCCATATATATGAACACTTTGCTAGAAAATGCCAAATTGTTCAcatgaaaaacataaatactaCTGTATAAGCTAGTGAATTTGTTTTGATATGAAGTGTATTTGGAGAAGtgttatgaatatgtataatgaccaaaaatataaacacaacacacaagccACTCAAGTGTATAGTATAAATGAACAGTTTTATGCTCATTTCACTCCTATATTAAATTTAACAAGCCCTCCTCCTTTATTTGTTCCTTTTTATTGGCTAGTTTTGTTTGCCCGCATGTGTCTTATTTTATAAGGCGTAGAAAGTGACTGCTGGCAATCAATTAAACGGCGATTGGTTACAAGCTTTGCAATTTGTGATTTGCCGGTAGGTCAGAGTTTTAAATTGGTCTAGGTCTTAGTCTGTTTCCCCGCTTCACTTTAAAGTAATACTGACGCTGTTCTTTCTACTTTGAATTCTTTGTTCTTTTTACAGTTTCAGTTTGTAAATTCTTATCTCAGCCTTTTCTACATTGGATTCTACCTCAAAGACATGGAGCGCCTAAAAGAGGTGAGAGCGACAAAATGGTACTAATATCTTCTTGACAATCAGATCCATTAATCAGTACAAtgttaaaaagcaaaaacagaatAGTTATCTTCTGTCATCTTGTGTTcaattcctaatttcttaccaCCCAggaattgttgtttttgtgcaaGTTCCTAGCATGCATGTAATACAACTGTCTACTGTGAATTTAAGATAACACACACATTACCATATTAAAATTCACAAgctgtatttttcttcttttgttttgaAACCGTAAGAAACTGATGATTGGTGAATTGTATTGAGCTGACCAGATTTTGCCTTCAGCAGCAGAGTCCATCCGTGTCTACAGTGCTTTTGATTCTGAATCTAAACTCTTGTATTTTGATGCTGTTTCTCAGATGACAGTGTTGTGATGAATTTCGAAGTGGCCTGTAATTTATCATGAGGTGCCATCCAGGAGCTGGTTGCTTCCTCAGCAGTTTAGCACATATTGTGGATGAAATAACAAtccccaccccctccacacacacacatataacctTTGGGTAGATTATGTTTTCCACAGGGTTTTAAGTCTAAGGAAAAATCAACTCACATTGTGGTGTTTGAAAGTTGGCAGAGACTTGTTTCTgataagattttttttcagtTGACTGTTTCCACTTGACTGTTTGgtcagttttgttttgcagtgtaATATTGACTGATTTGCAAACAAAACTGTTTTCAAGTACCAAAATCTCGATGTTGTAGTTTGGGGTAGTTTGTCCTCAAGGACAGAACCAATCCTGTGTCTCATTTTTTAAAACTGTTGCGGTTCACCGGTGttctcctctctgtcctctgtctgtctgtccgtctatCCTTTCTAATCCTCCCCCCCAAGCTCCTGCTGGTCCTCTCCCTGAATCAGACCTTTCTGAGGCAGATCAAAGAGAACCTCCtgcccttcctcttcctcaaaCTCCAGCTCCTGGCCATGTTCCTTCAGCGAGTCCTCAAGGCCCGCTACAGGTCTAAAGTAGGGCTGCCCCTCGCAGTGCCTGCATGAATCTGGCccgctctctctgtctgtgcgtctgtctgtcctTCTGTCTGCCTGCTACGCTTGGCAGCATTCAGCCTCAGTACTGCGCTACAGGCCTCTGTAGCTCCCACACAGAAAAAGCTGTTGGATATTTTCTGTGGGACTCTCTAGCCCTGCACCTCCCCATTAGCACCAGCTGTGGACTGCTAAACCAGTGTCAAACTTGTGGTGCACTCCAGTAAGAGCAAACTGAAAATGACTGCAGTGCCATCTTCTATCCAGCGCCTTAGCTGAGGACTTCTTCATGAAGTGATAAAACTGTGTGTTGTTTTACTGAACCAAAAATGAGTGGGACCATCTTTACTAGGAAACGGAATATCTCGGGATATCTCctaaattgtttttgttttgtttttttccccacaaatGAAAGTATTAACACACAACCAAGGTAGGGTTGTGCCTTAAAAGCTACTTCTACGCATTTTGAATTTTCAGAGAACATGATTTTTCATGTCATTCAGTCATTCAGTGCCCGAGGTGCTTTCTGCAGGAATATAGTGTAGCACAGagacctgtctctctgtctcctctGATTCTGATGCCCTGGCTGATGCAGGGAGCTCGCTGGCTGTATTTGCGCTCTGAAATTGAAGCTTTTTGTGAATATAAATGTTtcctacagttttttttttatttgtttgtgcagTTGAGACCCATTTTAATGCCCAACAGTGTCCTGTGTAGGTTTTGACAGATGGGAGTTTGGATTTCAAGTGTACAAGTGTATCAAGAGTtactttcattttgtttatatatttgcccccccccaaaaaagtaaaAACCTTTTCAAAGCTCATAGATCGTTCACTATTGCTGCTGCTTGacagcttttttctttctctttctccctctgcaTAGATGCTGGCCACTCTGCTGATCATTCGCCAGTTCCTCCAGAACATCAAAGAGGTGCTCCAGCCTTACCTGTACGAGAGGCACAAACTTGGGGAGCTCACCCTGAAGGCCATGTATGACCTCGTCCTGACTGCCCTGCTGAAGTACGGACGCCTGGCTGCAGGAAAGGCCCAGGCTTCGCCGACAGAGCAGGCCCCGCCGGGTCAGGGCCTGGGGCAGCAGGGGGGCACGGtgacagagaggagggagaagaaGTGTCTGAACGGGGGCTGTGGTGTgccggaggaggaggatgaggaggaggaggagaggcagagtgaggaggagaacgAGGAAGAGAGCCTCATAGACTGTGGCCTGAAGCTGAGGAAGGTGAGCTTCATCGAGAAGGTGGACCGCaaggcggcggcggcggcgctgGTGACCCAGATGGAAAACTTCCTGGAAGAGGGCAGCCCCACCATGGTGGAGAAGGGCATGGATCCTTCCTCTGTGTTTGAGATGTGCGACGATGACGATGACAACGGCGGCCCCGATGCCAAAGAGCCCTCTGAGGAGGCCCAGGCCACGGCCCTGCCAGCCGGGCCCGAAAGCACCGTGTCACTGCGCTACAGGAAGAGGGGCCACAGCGTCGAGAGGGAGGAGGTCAAGGCCAAGCGGGAGTCCTGGATCGACCCCCCCGAGGAGACCTACACCTCCTCCCTCACGCAGGCCGAGATTGAGAGCTGCATGAAGACGTACGAGGTGAGAGTTGCTCATTTTTTAATGGGGAAGATAATTTTCAGTttctcccttttttcttttttgcctcACCTGAGGACAGTTCTTGTTTCACCACCATGGATGCTGTAGAGTAACCCCTTGCCCTGTCGCACTGCATTATCCGTACTGGACAAAAAGAGCTGTTTGAGAAGCCATCTCTCTTGTGCTGTGTGTTCTCAGGACACTTTTCAGGACTACCAGGAGATGTTCATCCAGTTTGGCTACGTGGTACTCTTCTCCTCCGCCTTCCCGCTGGCCGCTATGTGTGCGCTGATCAACAACATCATCGAGATCCGCAGCGATGCCTTCAAGCTGTGCACCGGCCTGCAGAGACCCTTCGGCCAGCGCGTGGAGAGCATTGGCCAGTGGCAGGTCAGTCCCACGAGCCCCTGTCAGCAGTAAGAGCCATCTCAGATGTCAAGGAAGCCAATCCAGTCCAGTGTAGTAAttgatgtgtgtctctctctctgcagaatGTGATGGAGGCCATGGGTCTCATTGCCATCATAGTAAACTGCTACCTGATTGGGCAGTGTGGCCAGCTGCAGCGCCTCTTTCCCTGGTTGAGTCCTGAGATGGCCATCATCTCCATTGTCATCCTGGAGGTACACTGACCCAACACATCCTACTGTTACAGCCAGTCAGAGAGGGCAGTATATCACTGTGGTGACAAGGGTTTTTAGACGGGATGATTTGAGTGtcatagtgttttattttttttaatatataaaaacagtcaAATTAAATCACACCTCTGTATTAATCTTCTGGGCAGATAGTGCTGATTGTAACATTACCATGAGAGAAAGTGTCCTTTTAAAGTGGTGGTGTGAGAATTGTTTCTTTGCctcttttatttatgtatttatttatttatttatttttaaaagccacATGCTTAGGACACAATGATTAATGAGtttacctgcctgcctgctggtcacctgctgtaaatgtattttgcaaCTTGAGCTGCAGAAAACAATACTGACTCCACAACTATtcacagaaatccagagagcAGCAAAACAGTTGAAactgagtgagagcagtgggtGTCACATGTCTCACGGTGTGTACCTGTATGTGTTTTTGTGCCCAGCACTTTGCCATGCTTCTGAAGTACATCATCCACATTGCAATCCCTGACATCCCCTCCTGGGTGGCAGACGAGATGGCCAAACTGGAGTACCAGCGGAGAGAGGCCTTCAAGGTAGGTCAAAGAGAAAATATTGTTATTGAACCCCTCGTATTCATTGTCCCCATCCATGGTTTTATTTCCTGAAAGGAGTGTGGTTTTCAGCCGGTGTTTTGGCAAATAAAAGATACATACCATTGAGTGTTGGTAGAAATTATAAgataaagaaagagagaggggggggaaaaactcaacattttctttttctctgggCAGTTACGTCATCCCTGCCAGATAATCTTTTGTGGAACATGTTATGCAAAGCCCCATTCTATCTGGTGACTATTTGCATGGATTATTCCCTGGCATCTTAAAGAAACACCTTGCTGTCCCCACAGACAGAGTGTACATTTCTGCAGGAGCTGTGATAGAAATGTGATGTATGTTttcagaaagtgtgtgtgtgtctgttgcgtGTGTCCAGGCGTGTCTTATGTGTACACGTCTGCTCCCCACAGAAACACGAGCGGCAGGCTCAGCAACacttccagcagcagcagcgcagGAAGAGGGAAGAGGAGGAACGCCAGCGGCAGGCGGAGTACCAGGCCCGGCGAGACAGGGAGCGGGAAGAGGGCAAGTCCGACTCCTCCGGCGGGGGGGACCACCACCACGACAAGAGCCATGGGGTCAAGTCGCGTTCCGGGGGGGGCTCGGGAGGTGGCTCCCAGGGATCAGACAAACCCAAGAGGCCCAGTTCCCTGCTGGCCACCAACAACGTGATGAAGCTCAAGCAGATCATCCCCCTGCAGAGCAAGTTCACGTCGGGCACGGCCCGGTCGCCACAGTCGCCCACCGGCAACGAGCCCAAACTCCCCGGTTTCCTGAGTTTTAAGTTCCTCAAATCTCCCGAGACCAAGAAGGAGGCGGCCGcggcggctgctgctgctgctgccgcggCCGCGGCCGCTAATGCCACTACCAACCAGGAGAGGTCTCAATCTCCCACCAAGTCCTTCAACCCAGGAAAACTATTTAACTTCGGCAAGTCGGAAGGGGGTGCTGCCGTCTGCGTGAATGGGTCACAGGCCAGACTATCAGACGTGCCGCCGGACAAACTGCCCACCAAGTCCGACCTGAATGGGACACCAGAGGAAATGCCCTCTGTAGATGGGGAAAATGGCAACTCCATGGACACCGAATCCGCCGGACCCAAAATCTAATATCACGCGCGGAGAAGCGTATGacgtttttcatttaatttgtttgttttttttaaataataaaaataaaaactctaaAGGGACGACAATGTTGGGGACGAATCCTAGCTCTTTTCCAGACAGATCTCGGAGCACTGGGCCTTGGTTGGTCAGAAAAAGGcctgtcatttgtttttgtcagcCTGCAAGGACACAGATGACCCTACCTGAAAAGATCaatcccccctccctccctcccacctTCTCCCTCGTGCTACACCTATAGGAATAGATGAGCTGCATTTCTTATAGTTTTAATGCCTTGGAAGGAGGAAAGTGGGTGCTGGGCTTTTATTCTGTTGTAGACAGTACGGGCATCCCTCGCCATCCTGTGAACCCCAGAACAAGAAAGCTGATGTCATACCAAAGATCTCTGAGGGCTGCAGAATCTTAGAGAAATGACAGTAGAATCATGAGTAGAATACAGTTCTGAAATTTAAAGCTGGTCATTTTGCGAATTAAAAAAGAAGTTTCAGAAATATGTGgcgctatttttattttttttgtcaccACCAAATATTTCTACAATCCATATACTTAACCTGCAAAATCATGATTTTTAAATTTCAGAATTGTGGTCATGTCTTGGATGTTATTTTTGGTTTCTTGACGTCAAAAGAACTGAATCTGAGGTCATATCCCTGGCGTCAGTTCTgagatgtttttaattttt
This sequence is a window from Amia ocellicauda isolate fAmiCal2 chromosome 22, fAmiCal2.hap1, whole genome shotgun sequence. Protein-coding genes within it:
- the ano8b gene encoding anoctamin-8, translating into MPETGAPAAAAAAPGSAADTESSRHRHRSQTEGDKADPAAAAQQSSSGVLDKLFGKRLLQAGRYIMSHKSWMKTVPTENCDVLMTFADSTDDHTLLWLLNHIRLGIPELIIQIRHHKQTHVYAFFVTATYENLLRGAEEVGLRKAVKPEFGGGTRNFSCEEDYIYENIESELCFFSSQERQSIIKYWLENMRAKQGEVLHNIHFLEGQPIIPELSARGVIQQVFPLHEQRILSQLMKSWVQAVCEKQPLDDICDYFGVKIAMYFAWLGFYTTSMLYPAVIGFVLWMLTESDQTSRDICCVVFALFNVVWATLFLERWKRRGAELAYKWGTLDTPAESLEEPRPQFRGVKRCSPVTGCEEFYYPPWKRMVFQYLVSLPVCMFCLCFVFLAMLICFELQEFVMGIKELPRVARFIPKIMLAITVTACDEVYRKIACWLNDMENYRLQSAYEKNLIMKIVLFQFVNSYLSLFYIGFYLKDMERLKEMLATLLIIRQFLQNIKEVLQPYLYERHKLGELTLKAMYDLVLTALLKYGRLAAGKAQASPTEQAPPGQGLGQQGGTVTERREKKCLNGGCGVPEEEDEEEEERQSEEENEEESLIDCGLKLRKVSFIEKVDRKAAAAALVTQMENFLEEGSPTMVEKGMDPSSVFEMCDDDDDNGGPDAKEPSEEAQATALPAGPESTVSLRYRKRGHSVEREEVKAKRESWIDPPEETYTSSLTQAEIESCMKTYEDTFQDYQEMFIQFGYVVLFSSAFPLAAMCALINNIIEIRSDAFKLCTGLQRPFGQRVESIGQWQNVMEAMGLIAIIVNCYLIGQCGQLQRLFPWLSPEMAIISIVILEHFAMLLKYIIHIAIPDIPSWVADEMAKLEYQRREAFKKHERQAQQHFQQQQRRKREEEERQRQAEYQARRDREREEGKSDSSGGGDHHHDKSHGVKSRSGGGSGGGSQGSDKPKRPSSLLATNNVMKLKQIIPLQSKFTSGTARSPQSPTGNEPKLPGFLSFKFLKSPETKKEAAAAAAAAAAAAAAANATTNQERSQSPTKSFNPGKLFNFGKSEGGAAVCVNGSQARLSDVPPDKLPTKSDLNGTPEEMPSVDGENGNSMDTESAGPKI